The stretch of DNA CCCTTGGATCCGCACGCAAGGGTCGGCGGGTATGGAAGGTCCTACTGTGGCTGTTCGTGCTCGGTTTAGCCGGAATCTTATTTGTCGGCGGCGCCGTCTTTGGATATGTCTCTGCCATCGTAAAGGATGATCCGGTACGGTCAAGAACAGCCATTGAGGAGCAAATCAGTAACAGTAATGTTACTGGATTTGTATACTTCCGTGACGGTACGCCAATCGGGCAGCTGCTTTCGGAAGGAGACCGAAGGCCGGTCGATTACAAAGAAATACCTTCAATTGTAATTGATGCAGTGCTCGCCATTGAAGATAACCATTTCTACGAACACATAGGCGTGGATATGAAGGGAACTCTGCGGGCCGTAAAGGAGCGGCTGCTCAATGAGAGTGTACAGACTGGGGGCAGTACGCTTACCCAGCAGCTGGCTAGACGCGTCTTTCTGAATTTGGACCGGACCGACAACCGGAAGGTTAAAGAGATGCTGCTTGCACTCAGATTAGAGCGCTTCCTTTCCAAGGAAGAAATCATCACTGCCTATTTGAACAAAGTTCCCTTCGGGAACGGTTCAAGCGGATACAATGTATATGGCATTAAAGCGGCAGCCCGCGGCATTTTTGGGATCACAGACCTCAAGAAGCTAAACATTGCAGAATGTGCCTATTTGGCAGGTCTACCCCAGCTGCCTTCAGCTTACTCTGCGTTTAACGGTAAAGGTAACTTTAACGAAGACGCCTTTAAGCGGGCCATTAAGCGCCAGCAGCTTGTTCTTCAGCGGATGCTGGAGGAGAATAAGATCACACAGGCTCAGTACGAGGAGGCTCTTGCCTTTGACATTAAAGGGGCTCTTGCTCCTAAGGCCAAGAAGGCTTACGAGAATTACCCGTATTTAATGTTTGAGACGGAACGCCAAGGTGCTCAGATCATCGCTATGCTGAACAATCCAACACTGAAGAAGAGCGACTTGTCCAAAAAGGAGAACAGTCAGCTGCTTCAGGACGCCAGACAACAGCTGATGACCGGAGGATACCAGATCTATACAACCATCGACAAGAAGGTTTATGCAGCAATGCATAAAGTATCCGATAATCCCGACAACTTCTCTCCTACCAGTAAGGCGAAAGGTCTGGAACAGGTAGCAGGCATCATGATCGACCATAAGACTGGCGCTATTCTGGGCATGATTGAAGGCCGTGATTTCTATACCGAAGAAATGAATTATGCCACCCAGATGGTACGTCAGCCCGGCTCAACCATGAAGCCAATTGCCGCTTATCTGCCTGCACTTGAAGAAGGCTTGATTCAGCCAGCAAGCATCATTGATGATTCGCCTGTCATTCTCAGAAACTATCATATTCCTGTCAACTCTTCCGGCGGCTATAAGGGCCTTGTCACTGCGCGTACAGCGCTGAATGAGTCCCGTAATATTCCGGCTCTCAAGCTGTTTAATGATAAGGTTGGTATCGAGAAAGCTTGGGCATTCGCGAAGAAGCTTGGAATCACAACGATTCAGGACGAGGATTATCAGGCACAGACCGGGGTTCTCGGAGGGCTTCGCTATGGAGTCACTGTCGAAGAGCTCACCAATGCCTACGGTTCAATTGCGAATGCAGGCGTATTTAATGACTCCTATATGATCGAGAAGATTGTGGATCCTAAGGGAAATGTAGTTTATCAGCACACCCCAGAGCCTAAACGGGTATTTTCGAAGCAAACGGCTTATTTAATGACCGATATGCTTCGTACCGTAATTTCCGAGTCAGGTTCTACCGGACATTCCATCGCATCCGACTTCAAGAAGTACGGGCAAATTCCGGCGGTTGGGAAGACTGGAACTACGCAGAATTATGCGGACGTATGGTTTGAAGGTTACACTCCGGATGTAACGCTTGGCATATGGATCGGATATACAGAGCAGGTAAATACACTGACCAGTGATGGAAAAAAACGCGCCCGCAAAATCTGGGCCAAAGTGATGAACGAAGTTACGTCAAGCGTGCCTGAGCGCTTTACAACAACCAGCTTCAAGAAACCGGATGGTATTGTTAAGAAGACGGTTTCCGGATTCAGCGGCCTGCTGCCTACTGCTCTCACACAACAAGCTGGCAAACTGAATACCGATATTTTTAATGTTAAATATGTTCCAACTAAATCGGATAATGTGCTGGTTCGTGCCAAATACGTCACATATAACGGGGTCAACTACATTCCGCGAGAAGGGACTCCTAATGACATGGTTCGCGAAAAGATCGTTATGCGCAGGGATAAGCCCATCAAGGAGCTGATAGACGACTTGCAGAAGGCCTTCTCGAAGATGAGGGGCGGACACCGGGATATTAGCTATTATATTCCGAGAGATGCGAGAGAAGATGCGCCTACCAAGGTTGATCCTCGTCAGGATGACGGGCAGGCCCCTTCCTCGCCTTCCAATGTGTCCATTTCAGCTAGCGGAGGTAAAGCAACGATCTCCTTTGCCAAGAATGGCGAGAAGGATGTTGTTGGTTACAGACTTTATCGCTCTGTCAACGGCAGTGCCTTTAAGCACACCGAGTCTCTTCTCACTGGAGAAGGAACGAAATTCGGAGTATCCTCCGCATCAGGGAGTGGTTATTCCTACTATGTAACTGCGGTGGATGTAGCGGGGAAGGAATCCGCACCAAGTGCTGTCGTATCCGTCGACGGTTCAGGAACCAGCGCAGCTCCTGGAACACCTGACAGCAAGGATCCAACGGGTTCAGGCGCCTCCTTGGGCGACAGCACAGCTCCTTCGACCCCTGAGGGGTTACACGGGAAGCTAAGCGATACCGGGGTCGTCCTGACTTGGAGCAGCAATGCTTCTGATGAGATGATTACAGGCTATAACATTTACTTCTCCAGTAATGATGGCAATTACACACTGGTGGGAACCTCAAGAACTCCGAAGTACGAATATTCAGCAGCAACAATTAGCGGGTATTTCCGGGTTTCTGCCGTAAGTGCATTAGGCGAGTCAGGCCTCTCGCCCTCAATAAGAGTTGAAAAGAGTTAATGAGAAAGGCGCCGAAATAAAATTCGGCGCCTTTCTTATCGTCTCTAGCACTATACTACAGGCCTACAAAGCTCTCCCTGGCCGTTTAAGCCACTTTCCTTTCAACTGTCCTATTCCTGGTGACGGCAGCTCTATAAGCCTTATAAAGCCCTTTTATGAGTATTCTGAGAAGCTGAACCATTCGAATACCTTTTGGGGAATACTTGCAGCTGAATCAGCCTAGCTCAAGATGCCGCACCATGTCACTTAAAATCTCATATGAACGGCGAGAGGCTTCTGCTGTGAATTCCGCAAAATTAACGTGTGCCGATCCATCTGCTTTGTCAGACATAGAACGCAGCACAACATAAGGAACATCATTCATATGGCATACCTGCGCTACCGCAGAGCCCTCCATCTCGACGCATGCCCCCTGAAATGTGTCATACAAATTCCGCACAGTGTCACGGCTTGCAACAAACTGATCCCCTGACAGCACCCGTCCGACCAAATAGTTCTTAGACTGAATATTCCGAGCGCAGGCTTCCTTGGCTAGCTCGATTAGCGAAGAATCGGCAGGAAAATCCGATACCTCCTGGTAAGGAATGACGCCTCTCGAATATCCCAATGGAGTAACATCCATGTCATGCTGCTGACAGGAGGAGGAAATGACGATATCTCCAATATTAAGCTTAGGATCAACTGCACCCGCTACCCCGGTGAACAATACCTTCTGTGCACCAAAGTGATCAATCAAGATTTGAGTGGTAGCTGCAGCATTCACCTTGCCAACGCCCGACTTACACACCATGACCTCGCGCCCATGCAGCAAGCCGCCAGTAAAGCGAATGCCGGCATGTACATGCTCCTGTTTGTCACTCATATCACGAAGCAGCAGTTCAATTTCTTCATCCATCGCACCTAAAATTCCAATTGTACTCATATCCATTCACTCCCGTCCAGTATCGATTTAAACCTGCCCTAAACTCCAAAAAAAGCTCCTTAGCAGGAGCTTTCTTTGATTCACGTACAATAACCTTTTTCATATATATCTTATTTATTATACTTCCTTCGTATTCAATACGGCGAAGCTTCTCTTTATAAATGACTTACAGACAATCTGAGGATCGTCTCATGCGGCAGGATTACCCGAGGGTTCTCCACCGTCTCCTTCTTCATCAGCTTGGTCAGAAGGCGCATGGCCACCGCACCCAGGTCGTACATCGGCTGAGCTACCGTAGTCAGCTGAGGACGAACCATGGATGCCATTCGGGTATTATCCACACTGATGATTGAGAAATCGTCAGGAACTTTCAGCCCTTCGTCCTGGATGCTGTGAATAGCTCCGATCGCCATTTCATCCGTTGCTGCGAAGATTGCGGTTGGACGCTTCTTGAGGCCGATGAAATATTTCATTGCCTCAACCCCTGATTCATAACGGTAATTGCCGATACGCACCAGATCCTCCTGATACTCGATCCCGGCTTTCTCCAGCGCCTTCTTGTATCCCTGAAATCTTGCATAACCGTTCGCAGGGTCTTGAAGCGTTCCACTGATCATGGCGATTTCCCGGTGACCATGACGGATCAGTGTGCTTACCGCATCAAACGCAGCAGCCTCATGATCGATATCAACAGAAGGAATAAGCCCGTTCTCATCGCTGGTTGCACACAGAACGATCGGTACTGCAGAGGTCTGGAAAGCCTGCATGTGCTCTTCAGTCACGGTGCCGCCCATGAATAAGAGCCCGTCCACCTGTTTTTCAAGCAGCGTGTTAATAACCCGAATTTCCTTCTCCTTCTTCTTATCCGCATTACACAAAATGATGTTGTAATGATACATATTTGCAATATCTTCAATACCCCGTGCAATTTCTGCAAAAATCGAGTTGGAGATGTCAGGAATCACCACGCCTACCGTGGTCGTCTTCTTGCTCGCGAGTCCTCTTGCTACGGCATTCGGACGATATCCTAATCGCTCAATCGCTTCATATACTTTTTTTCGAGTTTGAGGCTTTACATTAGGGTTATTGTTGACTACGCGTGAAACTGTGGCCATCGAGACACCTGCTTCACGTGCCACATCGTAAATGGTAACCGTCACATTCTTCTCTCCATTGCCATAAATTTTCATTCGCTCGTCCGGTAGTTAGGAAGGATTCTTATTTAGGTCTATGATACGACAAAATACTTTCCCACGCAATGATAACGCTTTATTTAACCGAGAATTTCCTTGAGGGCCTCCGCCGTAATTCGGGAATGGGAGGTATCCCACACCGCTTTCCGATTCTTCACCAGGATCACTTGAGGCGACTCATGCTTCACTCCAAGCAGACTGGCGGCCTCTAAAGAAACCGGGCGATCTTCCACGACATGGATCAACCCGTAAATAGCATTCTCATTAGGGTGTCCGTGCAAATACGCCGTTACCTGCCCATGAGCGCCAGCACTTATCGGACAGCGGGTGCTATGTTTAAAAAGCAGTAGCGGCTGCTCTACTGAAGCATCCAGGGTATTCTGAAGCTCTTCTATGGAGGTGATTCTCGTCATTGCAGGCATTGTAATCCAAACCCCTTTTCCGAAAGATTGGACTCCACACAGATAGCCCAGCAAAGCCAAAGCTATGCCCTATATAACAGCTCCTGTGCGGATCTCTTGACGAATAAAGTAAACTAACTTTCTGATATCTTATCAAAAAGAAAGTAAAAAATCCAATTTTCATGAAAACTTTTCATTAGATAGTATCATTTTATGGCACAATTCAGTAAAATTGAAGCTTTTTGTCGCCATCGACAACTGCCTAAGTCGTTCTTTAAGCTCGTCCATCCAAACCTGATCGCCCTGGACCTTAGCATATTGATACACGTCCAATAGATGATCAATACGCGCCTCCAGCGTTCTCTGGAAATCATGGTAGCTAGCAGACTCACAACCTCGATCTGCATTTTGAAGCCATTCATACATCAGACCCGCCAACTCGTTACAAGCCGTAAACTCTACATTTATGTAACCCGCTTGGCCCTTGAATTCTTCCAACAAACTGCACAGATGTTGCTTCACCTGAGGAAGAATCTCGTATCTGCAGCAGCAGCTGCATTCGATAATTGGCACCCGCTGAATGCTGATTCTTTTGTCGTGTATCACCGTTCGGAAGCTTATGCCCAATTCCTGTTCACAAGCCCAGGAGCTATGCAACCGTACCACCCCGTCTATGATTTTAAAAAAAAGTACTAGTTTGATACAATTAAATAATCGAAATGAAATTTCGTCAAGTTGCCCTGAACAAAGGAGGACATCGAATTGAGACTATTTGGAAAAAGGGTCATCGCCTTAGTCGATGAAGAATTTGAAGATTTAGAGCTGTGGTACCCAGTTTATCGGGTTCGTGAAGAAGGTGCAGAGGTCATACTGGCAGGAGCCGAAAAAGGTAAAAAGTACATCGGGAAATATGGTGTGCCTGCTGTCGCCGAGGTATCCTATGAGGAGCTTCGCAGCAGTGATTTCGATGGCATTCTTGTTCCTGGAGGCTGGGCGCCGGACAAGATCCGCCGTTATGGCAAGGTGCTTGAGATTATCCGTGAAATGAATGAAGCTCGCAAGCCGATTGGACAAATTTGCCATGCTGGATGGGTATTGATCTCCGCAGGTATTCTCAAGGGTGTTGAAGTCACGTCTACCCCCGGAATTCGAGACGACATGGAGAATGCAGGCGCAATCTGGAAAGATGAACCCGTCGTTACGGACGGACATATCATCTCGGCTCGCCGCCCGCCGGATTTGCCTCCTTATGGTAAAGCCTTCTGTGATGCACTAGCTTCCCAATCTTAAAGATATTAATAAACCGCCACAGGGATTATCCCCTTGGCGGTTTATTATTTATCAAGATGATCAGATCCTTAATGGGCAGCTGAACGATGAGGCACGGTGTCCTCATGATGCAGACTTGCGGCATATTGATTCAATAGCTCCTCAATTTCGGCGCTCGTCTTCATCACAAAGCACTCTTGACCAACTGAACGCGCATGGCTTGCCTCCGTATGCAGAATACGATGCTTAATCCGCAGCAAGGCCTGCGGGGACATGCTCAGGCTGTTCACCCCAAGGTGAAGCCAGAGCGGAATGGAGCGTTCATCCCCAGCCATCTCACCGCAGACGCTCACCGGGATTCCCGCTTGATTAGCCGCCTGTACCGCAGTCCGCAGAAGCCGAAGCACAGCCGGATGGTAAGGGTGATACATATGGGCTATCTTCTCATTCATGCGGTCTACGGCCAGCACATACTGCACCAGATCATTCGTGCCGATACTGAAGAAATCCGCTTCCTCTGCCAGCAAGTCGGCAAGAGCGGCAGCAGCAGGCACCTCGATCATAATCCCGACAGGAATATTTGAATCATAAGACAGGCCCCGCTTCCCAAGATCCTGCATCACTTCATGCAGAATTTCATTGGCTGCCCGCAGCTCCTCCAGCGAAGAAATCATGGGATACATGATCTTCACACGGCCGTGAGCACTTGCTCTAAGAATTGCCGCAAGCTGGGTCTTGAACATGTCCTGCCGGTCCAGACTGATGCGAATCGCGCGGTATCCCAGGAACGGGTTGTCTTCTTCCGGCAGCGGAAAATACTCTAGCTGCTTATCCCCGCCGATATCCAGCGTCCGGATCACCACCGGATGATTGCCGGCTTTCTCAGCCACCTTGCGATACACTTCGTACTGCTCTTCCTCCGTAGGAAGCTCCGCCCGGTCCATATACAGAAATTCTGTACGAAACAATCCGACACCTTGCGCTCCATGCTTAACAGCAAGCTCGAATTCCTTCTGCGAGCTGATGTTCCCGGCAAGATGGAAGCGGGCTCCGTCCGGTGTAATCGCCTCCTCAGCGGCCAGCAGCTGGAGCTGCTCCTTGCGGCGGCGCTGTTTCTCAAGCACCAGTGTATACTTCTTGACGGTCTCTTTATCCGGATCAATAAAGAGACTCCCTGCATCTCCATCAAGGATAAGCAGGTCCCCGGTCTGAATAGTCTGATCCATTTTTTGCTCTAATCCTGAGACCAGAGGAATCCCTAGTGCCCGTGCCATAATAGCTGAGTGCGACGTCTTCCCGCCAATCATAGT from Paenibacillus sp. CAA11 encodes:
- a CDS encoding transglycosylase domain-containing protein, which produces MALKKEKNPDKQSLGSARKGRRVWKVLLWLFVLGLAGILFVGGAVFGYVSAIVKDDPVRSRTAIEEQISNSNVTGFVYFRDGTPIGQLLSEGDRRPVDYKEIPSIVIDAVLAIEDNHFYEHIGVDMKGTLRAVKERLLNESVQTGGSTLTQQLARRVFLNLDRTDNRKVKEMLLALRLERFLSKEEIITAYLNKVPFGNGSSGYNVYGIKAAARGIFGITDLKKLNIAECAYLAGLPQLPSAYSAFNGKGNFNEDAFKRAIKRQQLVLQRMLEENKITQAQYEEALAFDIKGALAPKAKKAYENYPYLMFETERQGAQIIAMLNNPTLKKSDLSKKENSQLLQDARQQLMTGGYQIYTTIDKKVYAAMHKVSDNPDNFSPTSKAKGLEQVAGIMIDHKTGAILGMIEGRDFYTEEMNYATQMVRQPGSTMKPIAAYLPALEEGLIQPASIIDDSPVILRNYHIPVNSSGGYKGLVTARTALNESRNIPALKLFNDKVGIEKAWAFAKKLGITTIQDEDYQAQTGVLGGLRYGVTVEELTNAYGSIANAGVFNDSYMIEKIVDPKGNVVYQHTPEPKRVFSKQTAYLMTDMLRTVISESGSTGHSIASDFKKYGQIPAVGKTGTTQNYADVWFEGYTPDVTLGIWIGYTEQVNTLTSDGKKRARKIWAKVMNEVTSSVPERFTTTSFKKPDGIVKKTVSGFSGLLPTALTQQAGKLNTDIFNVKYVPTKSDNVLVRAKYVTYNGVNYIPREGTPNDMVREKIVMRRDKPIKELIDDLQKAFSKMRGGHRDISYYIPRDAREDAPTKVDPRQDDGQAPSSPSNVSISASGGKATISFAKNGEKDVVGYRLYRSVNGSAFKHTESLLTGEGTKFGVSSASGSGYSYYVTAVDVAGKESAPSAVVSVDGSGTSAAPGTPDSKDPTGSGASLGDSTAPSTPEGLHGKLSDTGVVLTWSSNASDEMITGYNIYFSSNDGNYTLVGTSRTPKYEYSAATISGYFRVSAVSALGESGLSPSIRVEKS
- a CDS encoding 5'-methylthioadenosine/adenosylhomocysteine nucleosidase; this encodes MDMSTIGILGAMDEEIELLLRDMSDKQEHVHAGIRFTGGLLHGREVMVCKSGVGKVNAAATTQILIDHFGAQKVLFTGVAGAVDPKLNIGDIVISSSCQQHDMDVTPLGYSRGVIPYQEVSDFPADSSLIELAKEACARNIQSKNYLVGRVLSGDQFVASRDTVRNLYDTFQGACVEMEGSAVAQVCHMNDVPYVVLRSMSDKADGSAHVNFAEFTAEASRRSYEILSDMVRHLELG
- the ccpA gene encoding catabolite control protein A; this encodes MTVTIYDVAREAGVSMATVSRVVNNNPNVKPQTRKKVYEAIERLGYRPNAVARGLASKKTTTVGVVIPDISNSIFAEIARGIEDIANMYHYNIILCNADKKKEKEIRVINTLLEKQVDGLLFMGGTVTEEHMQAFQTSAVPIVLCATSDENGLIPSVDIDHEAAAFDAVSTLIRHGHREIAMISGTLQDPANGYARFQGYKKALEKAGIEYQEDLVRIGNYRYESGVEAMKYFIGLKKRPTAIFAATDEMAIGAIHSIQDEGLKVPDDFSIISVDNTRMASMVRPQLTTVAQPMYDLGAVAMRLLTKLMKKETVENPRVILPHETILRLSVSHL
- the ytxJ gene encoding bacillithiol system redox-active protein YtxJ, which gives rise to MPAMTRITSIEELQNTLDASVEQPLLLFKHSTRCPISAGAHGQVTAYLHGHPNENAIYGLIHVVEDRPVSLEAASLLGVKHESPQVILVKNRKAVWDTSHSRITAEALKEILG
- a CDS encoding type 1 glutamine amidotransferase domain-containing protein, whose product is MRLFGKRVIALVDEEFEDLELWYPVYRVREEGAEVILAGAEKGKKYIGKYGVPAVAEVSYEELRSSDFDGILVPGGWAPDKIRRYGKVLEIIREMNEARKPIGQICHAGWVLISAGILKGVEVTSTPGIRDDMENAGAIWKDEPVVTDGHIISARRPPDLPPYGKAFCDALASQS
- the ptsP gene encoding phosphoenolpyruvate--protein phosphotransferase, with product MIQGIGAAAGVAIGRAFVLPAWEWDVPDRRMETIDLSKEFERLHEGIRTSKHEIEEIKNEIKEMVGTEESTIFDAHLAILEDPVFMSEIRGIIERQYKAAEVAVKEAIDHFVTMFDLLDDEYMKERALDIKDVGNRLLKHLLGTPDITLPADTQPYILVAKELSPSQLVHLNPNNVLGMVTMIGGKTSHSAIMARALGIPLVSGLEQKMDQTIQTGDLLILDGDAGSLFIDPDKETVKKYTLVLEKQRRRKEQLQLLAAEEAITPDGARFHLAGNISSQKEFELAVKHGAQGVGLFRTEFLYMDRAELPTEEEQYEVYRKVAEKAGNHPVVIRTLDIGGDKQLEYFPLPEEDNPFLGYRAIRISLDRQDMFKTQLAAILRASAHGRVKIMYPMISSLEELRAANEILHEVMQDLGKRGLSYDSNIPVGIMIEVPAAAALADLLAEEADFFSIGTNDLVQYVLAVDRMNEKIAHMYHPYHPAVLRLLRTAVQAANQAGIPVSVCGEMAGDERSIPLWLHLGVNSLSMSPQALLRIKHRILHTEASHARSVGQECFVMKTSAEIEELLNQYAASLHHEDTVPHRSAAH